A DNA window from Paralichthys olivaceus isolate ysfri-2021 chromosome 3, ASM2471397v2, whole genome shotgun sequence contains the following coding sequences:
- the syde2 gene encoding rho GTPase-activating protein SYDE2 isoform X1 — protein sequence MADPLRRTLLAKLRGKKSKKGATVGGGYGSAAAAAADGSREGKEKVLRGGSGEAPVVSLTAERMSAYENCVDLATVRAGRVVVVRESCAAELSGARPPEQSSGGRVRVNGVSLQRDAQVAGGVIGEGDESHRGLRTADETAGSPAGVQRKRFVSVPRQRSAGDSIGFGDNSNHVKRRAEPQTAGGEAPPEDAAESRHMAAAAAALHGHNANRSFDNNPNSEARCAVVDPNCVPSNTEENIVIRNIESYEPEFAGDIRGTVGGLQSPTFFPTELEICDINMASLCATEASLRYPLDSEDEDYYDNEILPFYETIRVKSDRSEVADSPQSGQDRGSSAQETDRLRSQLKEAYYLLINAMNDINLDVQQGGGGGLAEQQATSSCSSHSRDSLCSRLSAKNMDSDSWSSGGDHSPQQVSDTDSLLLCISGNPESGLRSRLNSKSMVNLTLTKTRPTLLRSASDAAIRYSGGVSVCLRAPGTQSPDKEATETQEEVRDVGELSDTNAISSDELLQDAGGEEDGGGRLNESSGSVNSLTGSSDSNAEASTHQSHSSKKELIGVCSQGPHSVNKGHGVTVNKMQEWMHKGRLLSSEMKQRIEGSSLPRGGGQSQERSCSQANLGGSKPGVQTSSREVKSGKAKSPTVKSPRQRQQQQQQPAFIENVQTPFANGREVARAADPSSRRQPLTTITVSKKRNWLQQSSLGKNHCAKDELQGMLGAEEEGSHQPPPPPSPSPDHLRPSGGAPPRPVRLQLPQVIVGQAKVSPYPRSVDPAEENDADDEGEIWYNPIPEDDEGDASHRPSVRLLVPPRTEPERRPSRGGEVGHGGSGMPEVLGEGVGGSSGDGSQGNAVHSTEALHLHRQMLACKPQEEGGPSSSRVTDGAELPNAVGFSPPSSPNPTKKSSSINWSFPDKIKSPRTVRKISMRMKKLPELSRKLSVKGTPSSSNNGSSQLEPRAHSPRNNSEAVSQTSGPPRLAASGGGQASRNVISRYHLDSSVSMQHSFSKKKSNGSSKSASKGGYLSDGDSPELVAKSGKHSTSEGKGGKGKEVEGGGSSKLNGTELDIDAFRHYSFTEQPKCSQYISGLMSLHFYGAEDLKPPRIDSRDVYCAIQVDSVNKARTALLTCRTSFLDMDHTFNIELENAQHLKLVVFSWEPTPRRNRVCCHGTVVLPALFRVTRSHQLAVKLEPRGLIYVKLSLMEQWQNSLDGRLGGDREPQVFGVEVWRVVERENTGLMVPLLINKCINEIEKRGCQVVGLYRLCGSAAVKKELREAFERDSYAMELCENTYPDINVITGVLKDYLRELPYPLITKQLYEAVLESMATRPLRIGPGGCENDQADSEHTVSLLENLPEVERVTLRKLLNHLKLVASHQDVNKMTCQNLAVCFGPVLLSQRQEASCHTNRVFIDSEELASALHFKKHIEVLHYLLQLWPVVDPHGQSSFQPLASSDHLSAPPLRRRKERPQVLNLSEAEMAGVLRPKPGRLDSPSNRYAGDWSRCGESYFPSEMLLPPSKEEADYDDVPSEDTEAAAEEQEKPEDAEEDKEQKVERPACDPAKQEPPPLEDAAKEVEEDDEEEEEERHVESDSSGNGQPLEDEEEEERVCDHILPPRLPREHTYQAYMKIQDISPVLSNRVNLRDLQESIDTLIGNLERELNKNKLNVGY from the exons ATGGCTGATCCTCTGCGGAGGACTTTACTAGCGAAACTCCGGGGGAAGAAATCCAAGAAAGGAGCGACGGTCGGCGGTGGATACGGATCTGCTGCTGCGGCGGCGGCGGACGGGAGCCGAGAAGGTAAAGAAAAAGTTTTGCGGGGAGGCTCCGGTGAGGCTCCGGTCGTGTCGCTCACGGCGGAGAGAATGAGCGCGTACGAGAATTGTGTTGACCTGGCGACGGTGCGCGCAGGGCGGGTTGTGGTGGTCCGGGAGAGTTGCGCAGCGGAGTTGTCCGGCGCGCGTCCCCCGGAGCAGAGCAGCGGGGGCAGGGTTCGGGTTAACGGGGTCTCACTTCAGAGAGATGCGCAGGTTGCGGGTGGTGTGATCGGGGAGGGAGACGAGAGCCACCGGGGGCTGAGAACCGCCGATGAAACCGCGGGCTCGCCGGCGGGGGTCCAGAGAAAACGCTTCGTCTCGGTGCCTCGGCAGCGCAGCGCCGGGGATTCAATCGGGTTTGGGGACAATTCAAACCACGTTAAGCGCCGGGCTGAGCCGCAGACCGCGGGCGGGGAAGCTCCTCCAGAGGACGCGGCGGAGTCCCGGCACATGGCAGCGGCTGCAGCGGCCCTGCACGGACACAACGCCAACCGGAGCTTTGACAACAACCCGAATTCGGAGGCACGTTGCGCAGTCGTGGATCCAAACTGCGTGCCAAGCAACACGGAGGAAAACATTGTAATCAGAAATATTGAGAGCTATGAGCCAGAGTTCGCAGGGGACATTAGAGGGACTGTGGGGGGGCTGCAGAGCCCCACGTTTTTCCCCACAGAGTTAGAGATATGCGACATCAACATGGCATCTCTGTGCGCCACAGAGGCCTCTCTCAGATACCCCTTAGACAGCGAGGACGAGGATTACTATGACAATGAAATTCTGCCTTTTTATGAAACTATCAGAGTGAAAAGCGATCGATCAGAGGTTGCAGACTCGCCTCAGTCGGGTCAGGATAGAGGAAGCAGTGCtcaggagacagacaggctTAGGAGCCAGCTGAAGGAAGCTTACTACCTTCTCATCAACGCTATGAACGACATCAACCTGGATGTCCagcagggtggtggtggtggtctggCGGAGCAGCAggccacctcctcctgcagcagccactCCAGAGACAGCCTGTGCTCCAGGCTGTCGGCCAAAAACATGGACAGTGACTCCTGGTCCTCAGGAGGAGACCACAGTCCACAGCAGGTGTCTGACACTGACTCACTCCTGCTCTGCATCAGTGGGAACCCTGAGTCAGGCCTCAGAAGCAGGCTGAACAGTAAGAGCATGGTGAACCTGACTTTGACCAAGACGAGACCAACTCTGTTGCGCTCGGCTAGTGACGCAGCCATCAGGTACTCAGGTGGAGTCTCGGTCTGTTTGAGGGCTCCTGGAACACAGAGTCCTGATAAAGAGGCCACAGAAACTCAAGAGGAAGTCCGAGACGTGGGCGAGCTGTCGGACACCAACGCCATCAGCAGTGATGAGCTGCTGCAAGATGCTGGCGGAGAGGAGGACGGCGGCGGGCGGCTCAACGAGAGCAGCGGCTCGGTCAACAGCCTCACGGGATCCTCGGACAGCAACGCCGAGGCGTCGACACATCAGAGTCACAGCAGCAAGAAGGAGCTGATCGGAGTCTGCTCACAGGGGCCCCACTCTGTCAACAAGGGCCACGGGGTCACTGTCAATAAGATGCAAGAGTGGATGCACAAAGGCCGTTTGCTGTCTTCAGAGATGAAGCAGCGTATAGAGGGCTCGTCTTTGCCTCGTGGTGGAGGCCAGAGCCAGGAGCGCTCCTGTTCCCAAGCTAACCTGGGTGGGTCCAAACCTGGGGTCCAGACATCCAGCCGGGAGGTCAAATCTGGCAAGGCTAAATCCCCTACAGTCAAGTCACCTcgacagcggcagcagcagcagcagcagccag cgTTCATTGAAAATGTCCAAACCCCCTTCGCAAACGGGCGCGAGGTGGCCAGAGCGGCCGATCCTTCGTCACGGAGGCAGCCGCTCACCACCATCACCGTGTCCAAGAAGCGCAACTGGCTGCAGCAGAGCTCCCTCGGGAAGAATCACTGCGCCAAGGACGAGCTGCAGGGAATGctgggagctgaggaggagggcTCCCATCAGCCTCCGCCTCCTCCCAGTCCCTCCCCAGACCACCTGAGACCCTCAGGGGGAGCCCCGCCACGGCCAGTCCGCCTACAGCTGCCTCAG GTCATTGTCGGTCAGGCCAAGGTGTCTCCTTACCCTCGGAGCGTGGACCCCGCCGAGGAGAACGACGCAGACGACGAGGGGGAGATCTGGTACAACCCGATCCCCGAGGACGACGAAGGGGACGCGTCTCACCGACCTTCGGTGCGGCTGCTGGTGCCCCCTCGAACGGAGCCCGAGCGGAGGCCCAGCAGGGGAGGGGAAGTGGGCCACGGAGGAAGCGGCATGCCGGAAGTTCTCGGTGAAGGCGTCGGTGGCAGCTCGGGAGATGGGAGTCAGGGGAATGCTGTACATTCCACAGAGGCTCTACATCTGCACAGACAGATGCTCGCGTGCAAACctcaggaggagggggggccttccagcagcagagtcacag ATGGAGCCGAGCTGCCCAACGCCGTCGGCTTCTCGCCTCCCTCCAGCCCAAACCCGACCAAGAAGAGCAGCTCCATCAACTGGTCCTTCCCAGACAAGATCAAGTCCCCGCGCACCGTCAGGAAGATCTCCATGAGGATGAAGAAGCTCCCGGAGCTGAGCCGCAAACTCAGCGTCAAGGGGACAccgagcagcagcaacaacggCAGCAGTCAGCTGGAGCCTCGAGCCCATTCCCCCAGAAACAACTCAGAGGCTGTCTCCCAAACTTCAGGCCCTCCGCGGTTGGCGGCGTCTGGCGGTGGGCAGGCTAGCCGTAACGTGATTTCGCGCTACCACCTGGACAGCAGTGTGTCCATGCAGCACAGCTTCAGCAAGAAGAAAAGCAACGGCAGCTCGAAGTCCGCCAGTAAAGGTGGTTACCTCAGTGATGGTGACTCACCGGAGCTGGTGGCCAAATCTGGGAAGCACAGCACCTcggaggggaagggagggaaaGGCAAGGAGGTGGAAGGAGGCGGAAGCTCGAAACTCAACGGCACCGAGCTGGACAtcgatgctttcagacattacAGCTTCACAGAGCAGCCCAAGTGCAGCCAATACATCTCTGGACTCATGAGTCTGCACTTTTACGGTGCCGAGGACCTCAAACCTCCACGCATCGACTCTCGAGACGTCTACTGCGCCATCCAAGTGGACTCGGTCAACAAAGCCCGAACCGCTCTCCTCACGTGTCGCACTTCCTTCCTGGATATGGACCACACGTTCAACATTGAGCTGGAGAACGCCCAGCACCTGAAGCTGGTGGTTTTCAGCTGGGAGCCCACGCCGAGACGAAACCGCGTCTGCTGCCACGGCACGGTGGTGCTGCCCGCGCTCTTCCGGGTGACGCGGTCCCACCAGCTGGCGGTGAAGCTGGAGCCGCGGGGGCTGATCTACGTCAAGCTGAGCCTGATGGAGCAGTGGCAGAACTCTCTGGACGGACGGCTGGGTGGAGACAGGGAGCCCCAGGTGTTTGGAGTGGAGGTGTGGCGGGTGGTGGAGAGGGAGAACACGGGACTGATGGTACCGCTGCTGATAAACAAGTGCATCAACGAGATAGAGAAGAGAGGCTGCCAG gtggtTGGTCTCTACCGCCTGTGTGGATCTGCGGCGGTGAAGAAGGAGCTTCGTGAGGCGTTCGAGAGGGACAGCTACGCCATGGAGCTGTGTGAAAACACGTATCCTGACATCAACGTCATCACAG GAGTACTGAAGGACTACCTGCGAGAGCTTCCCTACCCTCTGATCACCAAGCAGCTGTACGAAGCCGTGTTAGAGTCCATGGCCACGAGGCCGCTGCGTATCGGGCCAGGGGGCTGCGAGAACGACCAGGCCGACTCGGAGCACACCGTCAGCCTGCTGGAGAACCTGCCGGAggtggagagg GTGACGCTGCGGAAGCTTCTCAACCACCTGAAGCTGGTGGCGTCGCACCAGGACGTGAACAAGATGACGTGTCAGAACCTGGCGGTGTGTTTCGGCCCAGTGCTGCTCAGCCAGCGTCAGGAGGCGTCGTGCCACACCAACCGAGTCTTCATCGACTCCGAGGAGCTGGCGAGCGCGCTGCACTTCAAGAAGCACATCGAGGTCCTGCActacctgctgcagctgtggcCAG ttGTTGACCCACATGGACAGTCCTCCTTTCAGCCCCTGGCGTCATCAGACCACCTCTCGGCTCCTCCTCTGCGGCGGAGGAAAGAGCGCCCCCAAGTCCTGAACCTCTCTGAGGCGGAGATGGCGGGTGTTCTGCGGCCCAAACCGGGGCGTCTGGACAGCCCGAGCAACCGCTACGCCGGGGACTGGAGCCGCTGCGGCGAGAGCTACTTCCCCTCTGAAATGCTGCTCCCTCCCAGCAAAGAGGAGGCGGACTATGATGATGTTCCCTCTGAGGATACGGAGGCAGCTgcggaggagcaggagaagccTGAGGATGCAGAGGAAGATAAAGAACAGAAGGTGGAACGCCCTGCATGCGATCCGGCTAAGCAGGAGCCACCTCCTTTAGAGGATGCGGCAAAGGAGGTTGAAGAggatgacgaggaggaggaagaggagaggcacGTCGAGAGCGATAGTTCAGGCAACGGGCAGCCGttagaggacgaggaggaagaggagagggtgtGCGACCACATCCTGCCACCCCGGCTGCCCAGAGAGCACACGTACCAGGCCTACATGAAGATCCAGGACATCAGCCCGGTGCTGAGCAACAGAGTGAACCTGAGAGACCTGCAGGAGAGCATCGACACGCTGATAGGAAACCTGGAGAGAGAGCTCAACAAGAACAAGCTCAACGTCggatactga
- the syde2 gene encoding rho GTPase-activating protein SYDE2 isoform X2, with amino-acid sequence MADPLRRTLLAKLRGKKSKKGATVGGGYGSAAAAAADGSREGKEKVLRGGSGEAPVVSLTAERMSAYENCVDLATVRAGRVVVVRESCAAELSGARPPEQSSGGRVRVNGVSLQRDAQVAGGVIGEGDESHRGLRTADETAGSPAGVQRKRFVSVPRQRSAGDSIGFGDNSNHVKRRAEPQTAGGEAPPEDAAESRHMAAAAAALHGHNANRSFDNNPNSEARCAVVDPNCVPSNTEENIVIRNIESYEPEFAGDIRGTVGGLQSPTFFPTELEICDINMASLCATEASLRYPLDSEDEDYYDNEILPFYETIRVKSDRSEVADSPQSGQDRGSSAQETDRLRSQLKEAYYLLINAMNDINLDVQQGGGGGLAEQQATSSCSSHSRDSLCSRLSAKNMDSDSWSSGGDHSPQQVSDTDSLLLCISGNPESGLRSRLNSKSMVNLTLTKTRPTLLRSASDAAIRYSGGVSVCLRAPGTQSPDKEATETQEEVRDVGELSDTNAISSDELLQDAGGEEDGGGRLNESSGSVNSLTGSSDSNAEASTHQSHSSKKELIGVCSQGPHSVNKGHGVTVNKMQEWMHKGRLLSSEMKQRIEGSSLPRGGGQSQERSCSQANLGGSKPGVQTSSREVKSGKAKSPTVKSPRQRQQQQQQPAFIENVQTPFANGREVARAADPSSRRQPLTTITVSKKRNWLQQSSLGKNHCAKDELQGMLGAEEEGSHQPPPPPSPSPDHLRPSGGAPPRPVRLQLPQVIVGQAKVSPYPRSVDPAEENDADDEGEIWYNPIPEDDEGDASHRPSVRLLVPPRTEPERRPSRGGEVGHGGSGMPEVLGEGVGGSSGDGSQGNAVHSTEALHLHRQMLACKPQEEGGPSSSRVTDGAELPNAVGFSPPSSPNPTKKSSSINWSFPDKIKSPRTVRKISMRMKKLPELSRKLSVKGTPSSSNNGSSQLEPRAHSPRNNSEAVSQTSGPPRLAASGGGQASRNVISRYHLDSSVSMQHSFSKKKSNGSSKSASKGGYLSDGDSPELVAKSGKHSTSEGKGGKGKEVEGGGSSKLNGTELDIDAFRHYSFTEQPKCSQYISGLMSLHFYGAEDLKPPRIDSRDVYCAIQVDSVNKARTALLTCRTSFLDMDHTFNIELENAQHLKLVVFSWEPTPRRNRVCCHGTVVLPALFRVTRSHQLAVKLEPRGLIYVKLSLMEQWQNSLDGRLGGDREPQVFGVEVWRVVERENTGLMVPLLINKCINEIEKRGCQVVGLYRLCGSAAVKKELREAFERDSYAMELCENTYPDINVITGVLKDYLRELPYPLITKQLYEAVLESMATRPLRIGPGGCENDQADSEHTVSLLENLPEVERVTLRKLLNHLKLVASHQDVNKMTCQNLAVCFGPVLLSQRQEASCHTNRVFIDSEELASALHFKKHIEVLHYLLQLWPVSER; translated from the exons ATGGCTGATCCTCTGCGGAGGACTTTACTAGCGAAACTCCGGGGGAAGAAATCCAAGAAAGGAGCGACGGTCGGCGGTGGATACGGATCTGCTGCTGCGGCGGCGGCGGACGGGAGCCGAGAAGGTAAAGAAAAAGTTTTGCGGGGAGGCTCCGGTGAGGCTCCGGTCGTGTCGCTCACGGCGGAGAGAATGAGCGCGTACGAGAATTGTGTTGACCTGGCGACGGTGCGCGCAGGGCGGGTTGTGGTGGTCCGGGAGAGTTGCGCAGCGGAGTTGTCCGGCGCGCGTCCCCCGGAGCAGAGCAGCGGGGGCAGGGTTCGGGTTAACGGGGTCTCACTTCAGAGAGATGCGCAGGTTGCGGGTGGTGTGATCGGGGAGGGAGACGAGAGCCACCGGGGGCTGAGAACCGCCGATGAAACCGCGGGCTCGCCGGCGGGGGTCCAGAGAAAACGCTTCGTCTCGGTGCCTCGGCAGCGCAGCGCCGGGGATTCAATCGGGTTTGGGGACAATTCAAACCACGTTAAGCGCCGGGCTGAGCCGCAGACCGCGGGCGGGGAAGCTCCTCCAGAGGACGCGGCGGAGTCCCGGCACATGGCAGCGGCTGCAGCGGCCCTGCACGGACACAACGCCAACCGGAGCTTTGACAACAACCCGAATTCGGAGGCACGTTGCGCAGTCGTGGATCCAAACTGCGTGCCAAGCAACACGGAGGAAAACATTGTAATCAGAAATATTGAGAGCTATGAGCCAGAGTTCGCAGGGGACATTAGAGGGACTGTGGGGGGGCTGCAGAGCCCCACGTTTTTCCCCACAGAGTTAGAGATATGCGACATCAACATGGCATCTCTGTGCGCCACAGAGGCCTCTCTCAGATACCCCTTAGACAGCGAGGACGAGGATTACTATGACAATGAAATTCTGCCTTTTTATGAAACTATCAGAGTGAAAAGCGATCGATCAGAGGTTGCAGACTCGCCTCAGTCGGGTCAGGATAGAGGAAGCAGTGCtcaggagacagacaggctTAGGAGCCAGCTGAAGGAAGCTTACTACCTTCTCATCAACGCTATGAACGACATCAACCTGGATGTCCagcagggtggtggtggtggtctggCGGAGCAGCAggccacctcctcctgcagcagccactCCAGAGACAGCCTGTGCTCCAGGCTGTCGGCCAAAAACATGGACAGTGACTCCTGGTCCTCAGGAGGAGACCACAGTCCACAGCAGGTGTCTGACACTGACTCACTCCTGCTCTGCATCAGTGGGAACCCTGAGTCAGGCCTCAGAAGCAGGCTGAACAGTAAGAGCATGGTGAACCTGACTTTGACCAAGACGAGACCAACTCTGTTGCGCTCGGCTAGTGACGCAGCCATCAGGTACTCAGGTGGAGTCTCGGTCTGTTTGAGGGCTCCTGGAACACAGAGTCCTGATAAAGAGGCCACAGAAACTCAAGAGGAAGTCCGAGACGTGGGCGAGCTGTCGGACACCAACGCCATCAGCAGTGATGAGCTGCTGCAAGATGCTGGCGGAGAGGAGGACGGCGGCGGGCGGCTCAACGAGAGCAGCGGCTCGGTCAACAGCCTCACGGGATCCTCGGACAGCAACGCCGAGGCGTCGACACATCAGAGTCACAGCAGCAAGAAGGAGCTGATCGGAGTCTGCTCACAGGGGCCCCACTCTGTCAACAAGGGCCACGGGGTCACTGTCAATAAGATGCAAGAGTGGATGCACAAAGGCCGTTTGCTGTCTTCAGAGATGAAGCAGCGTATAGAGGGCTCGTCTTTGCCTCGTGGTGGAGGCCAGAGCCAGGAGCGCTCCTGTTCCCAAGCTAACCTGGGTGGGTCCAAACCTGGGGTCCAGACATCCAGCCGGGAGGTCAAATCTGGCAAGGCTAAATCCCCTACAGTCAAGTCACCTcgacagcggcagcagcagcagcagcagccag cgTTCATTGAAAATGTCCAAACCCCCTTCGCAAACGGGCGCGAGGTGGCCAGAGCGGCCGATCCTTCGTCACGGAGGCAGCCGCTCACCACCATCACCGTGTCCAAGAAGCGCAACTGGCTGCAGCAGAGCTCCCTCGGGAAGAATCACTGCGCCAAGGACGAGCTGCAGGGAATGctgggagctgaggaggagggcTCCCATCAGCCTCCGCCTCCTCCCAGTCCCTCCCCAGACCACCTGAGACCCTCAGGGGGAGCCCCGCCACGGCCAGTCCGCCTACAGCTGCCTCAG GTCATTGTCGGTCAGGCCAAGGTGTCTCCTTACCCTCGGAGCGTGGACCCCGCCGAGGAGAACGACGCAGACGACGAGGGGGAGATCTGGTACAACCCGATCCCCGAGGACGACGAAGGGGACGCGTCTCACCGACCTTCGGTGCGGCTGCTGGTGCCCCCTCGAACGGAGCCCGAGCGGAGGCCCAGCAGGGGAGGGGAAGTGGGCCACGGAGGAAGCGGCATGCCGGAAGTTCTCGGTGAAGGCGTCGGTGGCAGCTCGGGAGATGGGAGTCAGGGGAATGCTGTACATTCCACAGAGGCTCTACATCTGCACAGACAGATGCTCGCGTGCAAACctcaggaggagggggggccttccagcagcagagtcacag ATGGAGCCGAGCTGCCCAACGCCGTCGGCTTCTCGCCTCCCTCCAGCCCAAACCCGACCAAGAAGAGCAGCTCCATCAACTGGTCCTTCCCAGACAAGATCAAGTCCCCGCGCACCGTCAGGAAGATCTCCATGAGGATGAAGAAGCTCCCGGAGCTGAGCCGCAAACTCAGCGTCAAGGGGACAccgagcagcagcaacaacggCAGCAGTCAGCTGGAGCCTCGAGCCCATTCCCCCAGAAACAACTCAGAGGCTGTCTCCCAAACTTCAGGCCCTCCGCGGTTGGCGGCGTCTGGCGGTGGGCAGGCTAGCCGTAACGTGATTTCGCGCTACCACCTGGACAGCAGTGTGTCCATGCAGCACAGCTTCAGCAAGAAGAAAAGCAACGGCAGCTCGAAGTCCGCCAGTAAAGGTGGTTACCTCAGTGATGGTGACTCACCGGAGCTGGTGGCCAAATCTGGGAAGCACAGCACCTcggaggggaagggagggaaaGGCAAGGAGGTGGAAGGAGGCGGAAGCTCGAAACTCAACGGCACCGAGCTGGACAtcgatgctttcagacattacAGCTTCACAGAGCAGCCCAAGTGCAGCCAATACATCTCTGGACTCATGAGTCTGCACTTTTACGGTGCCGAGGACCTCAAACCTCCACGCATCGACTCTCGAGACGTCTACTGCGCCATCCAAGTGGACTCGGTCAACAAAGCCCGAACCGCTCTCCTCACGTGTCGCACTTCCTTCCTGGATATGGACCACACGTTCAACATTGAGCTGGAGAACGCCCAGCACCTGAAGCTGGTGGTTTTCAGCTGGGAGCCCACGCCGAGACGAAACCGCGTCTGCTGCCACGGCACGGTGGTGCTGCCCGCGCTCTTCCGGGTGACGCGGTCCCACCAGCTGGCGGTGAAGCTGGAGCCGCGGGGGCTGATCTACGTCAAGCTGAGCCTGATGGAGCAGTGGCAGAACTCTCTGGACGGACGGCTGGGTGGAGACAGGGAGCCCCAGGTGTTTGGAGTGGAGGTGTGGCGGGTGGTGGAGAGGGAGAACACGGGACTGATGGTACCGCTGCTGATAAACAAGTGCATCAACGAGATAGAGAAGAGAGGCTGCCAG gtggtTGGTCTCTACCGCCTGTGTGGATCTGCGGCGGTGAAGAAGGAGCTTCGTGAGGCGTTCGAGAGGGACAGCTACGCCATGGAGCTGTGTGAAAACACGTATCCTGACATCAACGTCATCACAG GAGTACTGAAGGACTACCTGCGAGAGCTTCCCTACCCTCTGATCACCAAGCAGCTGTACGAAGCCGTGTTAGAGTCCATGGCCACGAGGCCGCTGCGTATCGGGCCAGGGGGCTGCGAGAACGACCAGGCCGACTCGGAGCACACCGTCAGCCTGCTGGAGAACCTGCCGGAggtggagagg GTGACGCTGCGGAAGCTTCTCAACCACCTGAAGCTGGTGGCGTCGCACCAGGACGTGAACAAGATGACGTGTCAGAACCTGGCGGTGTGTTTCGGCCCAGTGCTGCTCAGCCAGCGTCAGGAGGCGTCGTGCCACACCAACCGAGTCTTCATCGACTCCGAGGAGCTGGCGAGCGCGCTGCACTTCAAGAAGCACATCGAGGTCCTGCActacctgctgcagctgtggcCAG TAAGCGAGCGCTAG